The Microbispora sp. ZYX-F-249 genome has a window encoding:
- a CDS encoding nuclear transport factor 2 family protein: MSTQTLIADRIEIADLLTRFALLLDEKRWQDAGTVFADDVAVHSPRGGELHGIDKVVGFMRQSEVEGQEAQHTTTDLLVDVDGDQAAVSANSLVFYYRPGQAPHFTGGLRQHFTATRTPAGWRLREVRITPAWTRES; this comes from the coding sequence ATGTCCACGCAAACTCTGATCGCCGACCGTATCGAGATCGCCGACCTGCTCACCCGCTTCGCGCTCCTGCTCGACGAGAAGCGATGGCAAGACGCGGGCACCGTCTTCGCCGACGATGTGGCCGTGCACTCGCCCCGCGGGGGCGAACTCCACGGCATCGACAAGGTCGTCGGCTTCATGCGCCAGAGCGAGGTCGAAGGGCAGGAGGCCCAGCACACGACCACCGATCTCCTGGTGGACGTCGACGGCGACCAGGCGGCCGTCTCGGCGAACTCGCTCGTGTTCTACTACCGCCCCGGCCAGGCACCCCACTTCACCGGCGGCCTGCGACAGCACTTCACCGCGACCCGCACGCCGGCAGGCTGGCGGCTGCGTGAGGTGCGGATCACGCCCGCCTGGACACGCGAGAGCTGA
- a CDS encoding MarR family winged helix-turn-helix transcriptional regulator encodes MNSGAEATDMPHDGETKTPDRLRRRASRLLSGMTAQSDRLINEGLAQADARKWHYAVLASLHEHGPGSQATLSRRTGIYRSDMVGVLNELAERGLVGRAPDPDDRRRNVITITAQGRRHLRRLDKVLDDLHDELLAPLTPAERDQFVHLLTRLLDHHTRQAPHPPIS; translated from the coding sequence ATGAACAGCGGAGCCGAAGCCACCGACATGCCACACGACGGCGAGACGAAGACGCCGGACAGACTGCGCCGACGGGCCAGCCGCCTGCTTTCAGGCATGACCGCGCAGTCGGACCGGCTGATCAACGAGGGACTGGCCCAGGCCGACGCCCGCAAGTGGCACTACGCCGTGCTGGCCTCGCTGCATGAGCACGGCCCGGGCAGCCAGGCGACGCTGAGCCGGCGCACCGGCATCTACCGCAGCGACATGGTCGGCGTCCTCAACGAACTGGCCGAGCGCGGCCTCGTCGGCCGGGCACCGGACCCCGACGACCGCCGCCGCAACGTCATCACGATCACCGCCCAAGGCCGCCGGCACCTGCGCCGCCTGGACAAGGTCCTGGACGACCTCCACGACGAACTGCTCGCCCCGCTGACCCCCGCCGAACGCGACCAGTTCGTGCACCTGCTCACCCGCCTGCTGGACCACCACACCCGGCAGGCACCGCACCCCCCGATCTCCTGA
- a CDS encoding MarR family winged helix-turn-helix transcriptional regulator — protein MTTAAQTFGTALIGQTEKALNAILDRQLAGTGITEPQWVTLTLTVVSGGTIDRADLIQRVGGATQFSQASVAERIAELTAAGFLRDGGEGRVQVTDEGRERWTQVRAAIGPITQGLWGDLPAEDLATAGRVLSTVLGRANAVLATP, from the coding sequence ATGACGACCGCAGCCCAGACCTTCGGCACCGCGCTCATCGGCCAGACCGAGAAGGCGCTCAACGCGATCCTGGACCGGCAGCTCGCCGGGACCGGCATCACCGAACCCCAGTGGGTGACTCTCACGCTGACCGTGGTCAGCGGCGGGACCATCGACCGGGCCGACCTCATCCAGCGGGTCGGCGGCGCCACCCAGTTCAGCCAGGCGTCGGTGGCCGAACGCATCGCCGAACTGACCGCCGCGGGATTCCTGCGCGACGGCGGCGAGGGCCGCGTCCAGGTCACCGACGAAGGGCGCGAGCGCTGGACGCAGGTCCGCGCCGCGATCGGCCCGATCACCCAGGGGCTGTGGGGCGACCTGCCGGCCGAGGACCTGGCCACCGCGGGCCGTGTCCTGAGCACCGTCCTGGGCAGGGCCAACGCGGTGCTGGCCACCCCCTGA